A portion of the Selenihalanaerobacter shriftii genome contains these proteins:
- the xseB gene encoding exodeoxyribonuclease VII small subunit, protein MSNKDELSFEDALEELEEIVDKLEVGELGLEESLTEFEEGIKLSKFCSQTLQEVEEKIEIIINNEVDGLEVKSYNLEEKGAE, encoded by the coding sequence ATGAGTAATAAAGATGAATTATCTTTTGAAGATGCTCTAGAAGAATTAGAGGAAATTGTCGATAAATTAGAGGTTGGTGAGCTAGGGTTAGAAGAGTCATTAACGGAGTTTGAAGAAGGGATTAAACTTTCTAAATTCTGTTCTCAAACCCTGCAAGAAGTTGAAGAAAAGATAGAAATAATTATTAATAATGAAGTAGATGGTTTAGAAGTGAAATCTTATAATTTAGAGGAGAAAGGGGCAGAATAA
- a CDS encoding Asp23/Gls24 family envelope stress response protein: MTKNENEVGTVRIANEVVGIIASLAATEVEGVAGMSGGIAGGIAEMLKKKSSKGVKVEVGEKEAAIDLYMIVEYGSKIPDVAWQVQDNVRQAIEDMTGLKVVEVNVHVQGINFEEEEEEEVQEVIDETRVK, from the coding sequence ATGACTAAAAATGAGAATGAGGTAGGAACAGTTAGAATAGCTAATGAAGTAGTAGGGATTATAGCTAGTTTAGCAGCTACAGAGGTAGAAGGTGTGGCTGGAATGAGTGGAGGCATTGCCGGCGGTATTGCGGAGATGTTAAAGAAGAAATCATCTAAAGGCGTTAAAGTTGAGGTTGGTGAAAAAGAAGCAGCCATTGATCTTTATATGATTGTAGAATATGGGAGTAAGATTCCAGATGTTGCTTGGCAAGTCCAAGATAATGTACGGCAAGCAATTGAAGATATGACAGGTTTAAAAGTAGTAGAGGTTAATGTTCATGTGCAAGGAATTAATTTTGAAGAAGAAGAAGAAGAAGAAGTACAAGAAGTAATAGATGAGACTAGAGTTAAATAA
- the amaP gene encoding alkaline shock response membrane anchor protein AmaP, which yields MKIVDRIIILVFTIILIFVSLGMMLSAFELIPQSYITNFVMQYYGRVEVGIIGLIFFIISIRILHPLFSKNKKPNAIVQETSLGQVQLSLVAIDALVKKVVIQTRGVKELKSDLEVSEDGLRVVLEVIVTPDINIPELTEELQEQISEYLDQTTGIMVSQIEILVDNIAQDSNLRVE from the coding sequence ATGAAGATTGTAGACCGGATTATTATTTTAGTTTTTACAATTATTTTAATTTTTGTTTCATTAGGAATGATGTTATCAGCTTTTGAATTAATCCCACAAAGTTATATAACTAATTTTGTTATGCAATATTATGGTAGAGTAGAAGTTGGAATTATTGGTCTTATTTTCTTTATAATATCTATTAGAATTCTCCATCCTTTATTTAGTAAGAATAAAAAGCCGAACGCAATAGTTCAAGAAACTAGTTTAGGACAAGTACAACTGTCTTTGGTTGCTATTGATGCTTTAGTTAAAAAAGTAGTTATCCAGACGAGAGGTGTTAAGGAACTTAAATCTGACTTAGAGGTTAGTGAAGATGGTTTGAGAGTGGTTTTGGAAGTTATTGTAACTCCTGACATCAATATTCCAGAATTGACTGAGGAATTACAAGAGCAGATTAGCGAGTATTTAGACCAGACTACAGGAATTATGGTTAGCCAGATAGAAATTTTGGTAGATAATATTGCTCAAGACTCTAATTTGAGAGTAGAGTAA
- a CDS encoding polyprenyl synthetase family protein, with protein MDINDFIISKADIINEALTIYLPAKEEKPKALHQAMGYSVLAGGKRLRPVLTLMVANLLFKKKEEEVLPAAIAIELIHNYSLIHDDLPCMDDDDYRRGKLTNHKVFGEGIAVLAGDALLTYAFELITQLEGDFTPKQVIKVTKEVAKGAGHQGMIGGQGADIVAEGETVSEDELEYIHNHKTGALLKTAVRVGAILGGANNEELTALTTYAHNIGLSFQIIDDILDIVGDEEKLGKDVGSDIDRDKATFPAIYGLEESKRMAKDKIQEAKKILSIFGDDAEPLIELADYIVDREY; from the coding sequence ATGGATATTAATGATTTTATTATATCTAAAGCTGATATAATAAATGAAGCTTTAACTATTTATTTGCCAGCTAAAGAAGAAAAACCTAAAGCTTTACATCAAGCAATGGGATATAGTGTTTTAGCTGGTGGTAAACGTTTAAGGCCAGTCTTGACTTTAATGGTAGCTAATTTATTATTTAAAAAGAAAGAAGAAGAAGTTTTACCGGCCGCTATAGCTATAGAATTAATTCATAATTATTCATTAATTCATGATGACCTACCCTGTATGGATGATGATGATTATCGTCGCGGGAAATTAACTAATCATAAAGTCTTTGGTGAGGGGATTGCAGTTTTAGCTGGGGATGCCTTATTAACTTATGCATTTGAGCTAATAACTCAATTAGAAGGAGATTTTACTCCTAAACAAGTAATTAAAGTAACAAAGGAAGTAGCAAAAGGGGCTGGCCATCAAGGAATGATAGGAGGGCAAGGAGCTGATATTGTTGCTGAAGGTGAAACAGTATCAGAAGATGAATTAGAATATATCCATAACCATAAGACGGGTGCCCTATTGAAGACGGCAGTTAGAGTAGGGGCGATTCTTGGTGGGGCTAATAATGAAGAGTTAACAGCATTAACCACTTATGCTCATAATATAGGATTGAGTTTTCAAATCATTGATGATATCCTAGATATAGTAGGGGATGAAGAAAAGTTAGGTAAAGATGTTGGTAGTGATATAGATAGAGACAAAGCAACGTTTCCTGCTATCTATGGTTTAGAAGAATCAAAGAGAATGGCTAAGGATAAAATTCAGGAAGCTAAAAAGATTCTTTCTATCTTTGGTGATGATGCTGAACCTTTAATTGAATTGGCTGATTATATAGTAGACCGTGAGTATTAA
- a CDS encoding divergent PAP2 family protein has protein sequence MFIKQILANQVLLTGATAWLIAQLLKVILNYSMNRRLNLERFVGSGGMPSSHAAFIMALSTRVGLKEGWNSSLYGVTLGVALIVMYDAAGVRRAAGKQAKILNEIADEIFHHGELKQQKLKELVGHTPYEVIVGALLGILIALLLYYY, from the coding sequence ATGTTTATAAAACAAATATTAGCTAATCAGGTCTTACTAACTGGAGCTACTGCTTGGTTAATTGCTCAGTTATTAAAAGTTATTCTTAATTATTCAATGAACCGTAGGCTAAACTTAGAACGGTTTGTAGGTTCTGGGGGGATGCCTAGTTCACATGCTGCTTTTATAATGGCCTTATCGACTAGAGTTGGCTTAAAAGAAGGTTGGAATTCTAGTCTATATGGTGTTACTCTAGGGGTAGCATTAATCGTGATGTATGATGCTGCAGGTGTAAGAAGAGCAGCAGGGAAGCAGGCTAAAATATTAAATGAGATAGCTGATGAAATTTTTCATCATGGGGAGTTAAAACAACAAAAGCTAAAAGAATTAGTTGGACATACTCCGTATGAAGTTATTGTTGGTGCATTATTAGGTATTCTTATTGCTTTATTACTTTACTATTATTAA
- the nusB gene encoding transcription antitermination factor NusB → MAKKYSRHKARKIALQTLYQMDINEEDLEKNLEMLKSRMDINNLELEAAFLEDAVRGTYEYLDQIDEKLNRSAEGWKVSRMAKVDRNILRLAVYEILYRDDIPIEVSIDEAVELAKDFATDKSPAFINAVLGKVLDE, encoded by the coding sequence ATGGCTAAAAAATATAGTAGACATAAAGCACGTAAAATTGCATTACAGACATTATATCAGATGGATATAAATGAAGAAGATTTAGAAAAAAACTTAGAAATGTTGAAAAGTAGGATGGATATTAATAATTTAGAGTTAGAAGCTGCCTTTTTAGAAGATGCAGTTAGAGGTACATATGAATATTTAGATCAGATTGATGAAAAATTAAATCGAAGTGCTGAGGGTTGGAAGGTAAGTAGAATGGCAAAGGTAGATAGAAATATATTACGTTTGGCTGTATATGAAATTTTATACCGAGATGATATTCCTATAGAAGTATCTATTGATGAAGCAGTAGAGTTGGCTAAAGATTTTGCAACAGATAAATCTCCAGCTTTTATCAATGCAGTTTTAGGTAAAGTACTAGACGAGTAG
- the dxs gene encoding 1-deoxy-D-xylulose-5-phosphate synthase codes for MSEYLSKISSPQDLKKLSLDELDELTEEIRKKIILTLSKTGGHLASSLGVVELTLALHTVLDSPKDKIIWDVGHQAYAHKLITGRYNKFSSLRQYGGLSGFPKRSESEHDFLDTGHSSTSISAALGMACAAEHKNEDNDVVAVIGDGALTGGMAFEALNHAGHLGKDLTVVLNDNEMSIAENVGAISNYLTKLRTEPMLHRIKEDVEYLLNKIPAIGGKVFNTVDRVKDGLKYLVVSGVLFEEFGFTYLGPIDGHDLEAVQENLKRAKKIKGPVLLHAITTKGKGYPPAKNSPTSFHGTSPFEIKTGKSKRKREIPTYTEIFSDALLELAAEDNDIVGITAAMPSGTGLNKFKNKFPERFYDVGIAEQHAVTMGVGLALSDMKPVVTLYSTFLQRAYDQVVHDVALQEAPVTLAIDRAGLVGKDGETHQGVFDYSFLRHIPNLTIMAPKDENELRNMLKTAVNHPGPTSVRYSRGSAIGVELDDEIKELEIGKAEVLREGRDIVILAIGSMVMPALKASKKLADQGIEATVVNSRFVKPLDKELILELSKKCGKILTIEEQALQGGFGSAILEMLSDNDLNDIQVSRMGIPDEFVKQGAQDILLGKYGLNQTGIINRVLKIIED; via the coding sequence ATGTCAGAATATTTATCGAAGATTAGTTCACCTCAGGATTTGAAGAAGCTTTCATTAGATGAATTAGATGAATTAACAGAAGAAATTCGTAAAAAAATTATACTTACTTTATCTAAAACAGGAGGGCATTTAGCTTCAAGTCTTGGAGTAGTGGAGTTGACTTTAGCATTACATACCGTTTTGGATAGTCCTAAAGATAAGATAATTTGGGATGTAGGTCATCAGGCTTATGCTCATAAATTAATTACTGGACGTTATAATAAATTCTCTTCTTTACGCCAATATGGAGGTTTAAGTGGCTTTCCTAAACGTAGTGAAAGTGAACATGATTTTTTGGATACTGGTCATAGTAGTACTTCTATTTCTGCAGCTTTAGGAATGGCTTGTGCTGCTGAACATAAGAATGAAGATAACGATGTTGTAGCGGTAATCGGTGATGGAGCTTTGACAGGTGGGATGGCATTTGAAGCTTTAAATCATGCTGGACATTTAGGTAAGGATTTAACTGTTGTATTAAATGATAATGAAATGTCCATAGCAGAAAATGTAGGGGCCATATCAAATTATCTAACTAAATTAAGAACAGAACCGATGCTCCATCGAATTAAAGAGGATGTAGAGTATTTACTTAACAAGATTCCTGCTATTGGGGGAAAAGTATTTAATACAGTAGATAGGGTAAAAGATGGTTTAAAGTATTTAGTAGTTTCAGGTGTTTTATTTGAAGAGTTTGGTTTTACTTATTTAGGTCCTATAGATGGTCATGATTTAGAGGCAGTACAAGAAAATTTAAAACGTGCTAAGAAGATAAAGGGGCCTGTTTTATTACATGCCATAACTACTAAAGGTAAGGGTTATCCACCGGCTAAGAATTCACCGACAAGTTTCCATGGGACAAGCCCTTTTGAGATTAAAACAGGAAAGAGTAAAAGAAAGCGAGAGATTCCAACGTATACTGAAATATTTAGTGATGCTTTATTAGAATTAGCTGCTGAAGATAATGATATTGTAGGGATTACAGCGGCTATGCCTAGTGGAACCGGATTAAATAAATTTAAAAATAAATTTCCAGAAAGATTTTATGATGTAGGAATTGCTGAACAGCATGCAGTAACTATGGGGGTTGGTTTGGCATTAAGTGATATGAAACCAGTAGTAACCCTTTATTCTACTTTTTTACAACGTGCTTATGACCAAGTGGTACATGATGTAGCTTTACAAGAAGCCCCTGTTACATTAGCGATAGATAGAGCAGGTTTAGTAGGTAAAGATGGGGAGACGCATCAGGGAGTATTTGATTACTCTTTTCTAAGACATATTCCTAATTTAACTATAATGGCACCTAAGGATGAAAATGAATTACGGAATATGTTGAAGACAGCTGTTAATCATCCAGGTCCAACTTCAGTTCGGTATTCTCGGGGTTCAGCTATAGGAGTAGAACTAGATGATGAGATTAAGGAATTAGAGATAGGTAAAGCTGAAGTATTAAGGGAAGGAAGAGATATTGTTATTTTGGCTATTGGTTCTATGGTTATGCCGGCGCTAAAGGCTAGTAAAAAATTAGCTGACCAAGGCATAGAAGCTACCGTAGTTAATAGTAGGTTTGTTAAACCTTTAGATAAAGAGTTAATTTTAGAATTAAGTAAAAAATGTGGTAAAATATTAACAATTGAAGAACAGGCGTTACAAGGTGGATTTGGTAGTGCTATTCTAGAAATGCTATCTGATAATGATTTAAACGATATTCAAGTTAGTCGTATGGGGATTCCAGATGAATTTGTCAAACAGGGTGCTCAAGATATTCTATTGGGTAAATATGGTTTGAATCAAACAGGAATCATTAATAGAGTATTAAAGATAATAGAAGATTAA
- a CDS encoding TlyA family RNA methyltransferase encodes MSKDRLDKIVTKRELFPSRSKAKRAIMAGLVLVNGEIEDKAGTQVEKDADIDVKGKVHPYVSRGGLKLEKALDIFDIDLQDKFIVDIGASTGGFTDCSLQNGAKCVYAIDVGYGQLAWKLRQDDRVVNLERTNARYLKPKDFDVRFNLATIDVAFISLTKILPALIDLLIEEGDIIALIKPQFEAGPEKVNNNGVVKDPAVHKEVINRTVNFAQDIDLSLIDLSFSPITGAQGHNIEYLAHFSLKFTENRIDNLEQKIAKVIEKAQNEL; translated from the coding sequence ATGTCTAAAGATAGATTAGATAAAATAGTTACTAAAAGAGAATTGTTTCCTAGCCGGTCTAAAGCTAAGAGAGCTATTATGGCCGGTTTAGTTTTGGTTAATGGTGAAATAGAAGACAAAGCTGGAACTCAAGTTGAGAAGGATGCAGATATAGATGTTAAAGGTAAAGTACATCCTTATGTTAGTCGAGGTGGTCTTAAATTAGAGAAGGCATTAGATATATTTGATATTGATCTTCAAGATAAGTTCATTGTAGATATTGGGGCCTCTACAGGTGGTTTTACTGATTGTTCATTACAAAATGGCGCTAAGTGTGTATATGCTATTGATGTTGGTTACGGACAATTGGCTTGGAAATTACGACAGGATGATAGGGTTGTTAATTTAGAAAGAACTAATGCTCGATATTTAAAACCAAAAGATTTTGATGTCAGGTTTAATTTAGCAACTATTGATGTAGCATTTATCTCGTTAACTAAAATATTACCAGCCTTGATAGATTTATTAATAGAAGAAGGAGATATTATAGCTTTAATTAAGCCTCAATTTGAAGCAGGGCCAGAAAAGGTAAATAATAATGGGGTAGTTAAAGATCCTGCAGTGCATAAAGAGGTTATTAATAGAACTGTAAATTTTGCACAAGATATTGATTTATCTTTAATTGATCTATCTTTCTCACCGATTACAGGAGCTCAAGGACATAATATTGAGTACTTAGCTCACTTTAGTCTTAAATTTACAGAGAATAGAATTGATAATTTAGAGCAAAAAATTGCAAAAGTAATTGAGAAGGCACAGAATGAATTATAG
- a CDS encoding Kae1-like domain-containing protein, whose translation MGLILGIDTSNYTTSVALMDEEGNLITEVRELLTVQKGERGLRQSEAVFKHVEQFPEVINGLDYTTFREELVKVVVSDRPRNDIDSYMPVFRVGEGQAKSIAKLFQIPLQKFSHQEGHLMAGIWSAGGPNVKEFLAVHLSGGTTDILKVTKKNDNGFRIEKLGSAVDLHAGQFVDRVGVKLGLNFPAGPELEEMAKSGKKGEVILPSSVNGYNISFSGPNSAAMRAIEAGKCSEDIALAVQSCIAKALEKVLRLALSEHKIEQTLIVGGVAANQYIRQRLKKKLEHPAVGGRLFFAEPKFSSDNAVGIAALGLDSI comes from the coding sequence ATGGGGTTAATTTTAGGGATTGATACGAGCAACTATACTACTTCAGTGGCTTTAATGGACGAAGAAGGTAATTTAATAACTGAAGTTAGAGAATTGTTAACGGTACAAAAAGGGGAGCGCGGTTTACGTCAATCAGAAGCTGTCTTTAAGCATGTTGAACAGTTTCCAGAAGTAATTAATGGATTAGATTATACTACTTTTAGAGAAGAATTAGTTAAAGTAGTCGTCAGTGATCGGCCTAGAAACGATATTGATTCTTATATGCCTGTCTTTAGAGTCGGTGAAGGACAGGCTAAAAGTATTGCTAAATTATTTCAAATTCCTTTACAGAAATTTTCTCATCAAGAGGGACATCTGATGGCAGGGATTTGGTCAGCAGGTGGTCCTAATGTTAAAGAATTTTTAGCTGTTCATCTTTCTGGAGGAACTACAGATATTTTAAAGGTAACTAAAAAGAATGATAATGGATTTAGAATAGAAAAATTAGGTTCAGCAGTTGATTTACATGCTGGTCAATTTGTAGATAGAGTGGGGGTTAAGTTAGGGCTTAATTTTCCTGCGGGTCCTGAATTAGAAGAAATGGCTAAATCAGGAAAGAAAGGAGAAGTAATCTTACCTTCTTCAGTAAATGGCTATAATATTAGTTTTTCTGGCCCTAATTCTGCTGCCATGCGAGCTATTGAAGCAGGAAAATGTTCAGAGGATATTGCTTTGGCTGTACAGTCCTGTATTGCTAAAGCATTGGAAAAGGTATTAAGATTAGCTTTATCTGAGCATAAGATAGAGCAAACTTTAATAGTAGGAGGAGTAGCAGCCAACCAATATATTAGGCAAAGATTGAAGAAGAAGCTGGAACATCCTGCGGTTGGTGGTAGGCTTTTCTTTGCTGAACCTAAATTTAGTAGTGATAATGCCGTAGGAATTGCTGCTTTAGGTTTAGACTCAATATAA
- a CDS encoding bifunctional 5,10-methylenetetrahydrofolate dehydrogenase/5,10-methenyltetrahydrofolate cyclohydrolase — translation MLKMSEETLILDGSVKSKEIQEEIKREVEKLEDEEGVVPKLSIVFAGNNPASKSYIKLQQRICDKVGIESEVVDLPGDISEEDLLAELDDLNNDDDVNGILIQMPLPDQVDDDKVIRSIDPDKDLDAFHPYNIGELVIDGDAYVPCTPEGVMALFDMYDIELKGKDVTVVGHSNIVGKPMALLLLNRNATVSVCHIDTKDTASYTTESDIVIVAAGVPNLITADMVKEGAIVIDVGINEVDGKIVGDVDFENVKEKASAITPVPGGAGPMTIAMLLKDTVQSCKDMLAN, via the coding sequence ATTCTAAAAATGTCAGAGGAAACTTTGATCTTAGATGGTAGTGTTAAGTCAAAAGAGATTCAGGAAGAAATTAAAAGAGAAGTGGAAAAGTTAGAAGATGAGGAGGGGGTTGTACCTAAATTATCTATCGTTTTTGCCGGTAATAATCCTGCTTCAAAATCTTATATTAAACTTCAACAAAGAATTTGTGATAAAGTAGGTATTGAGTCAGAAGTAGTTGACTTACCAGGAGATATTTCTGAGGAAGACTTATTGGCAGAATTGGATGACTTAAATAATGATGATGATGTTAATGGTATTTTAATTCAAATGCCTTTACCAGACCAGGTGGATGACGATAAAGTGATTAGATCTATTGATCCTGATAAAGATCTTGATGCTTTTCACCCTTATAATATCGGAGAGTTAGTAATTGATGGGGATGCATATGTTCCGTGTACTCCAGAAGGAGTTATGGCCTTATTTGACATGTATGACATTGAGTTAAAAGGTAAAGATGTAACTGTAGTTGGTCATAGTAATATAGTTGGTAAGCCAATGGCGCTTCTATTATTAAATAGAAATGCTACAGTCTCTGTTTGTCATATTGATACTAAGGATACTGCTAGTTATACTACAGAATCAGATATTGTCATTGTGGCTGCAGGAGTACCTAATTTAATTACGGCTGATATGGTTAAAGAAGGAGCAATTGTAATTGATGTGGGAATTAATGAAGTAGATGGAAAAATAGTAGGCGATGTTGATTTTGAAAATGTAAAAGAGAAAGCAAGTGCAATTACTCCTGTACCTGGAGGAGCAGGCCCGATGACTATTGCTATGTTATTAAAAGATACGGTTCAATCTTGTAAGGATATGTTAGCTAACTAA
- a CDS encoding DUF2273 domain-containing protein has product MEKEIFEKVLTLLYEYRGRAIGALLGLLFSFVFINFGFILTVFIFACIFVGYYIGRKYDQQEDLREIIDDILPPRR; this is encoded by the coding sequence ATGGAAAAGGAAATATTTGAAAAGGTTTTAACCCTTCTCTATGAATATAGAGGGAGGGCAATAGGAGCTCTACTGGGTTTATTATTTAGTTTTGTTTTTATAAATTTTGGATTTATTTTAACAGTCTTTATTTTTGCATGTATTTTTGTAGGTTATTACATAGGAAGAAAGTATGACCAACAAGAAGATCTTCGGGAAATAATTGATGATATTTTACCACCTCGTAGATAA
- the accC gene encoding acetyl-CoA carboxylase biotin carboxylase subunit, with protein sequence MFEKILIANRGEIALRIIRACKELGVETVAVYSEADKDALHVRYADEAYCIGPPSSTDSYLDIPSIIATADIVGVDAIHPGYGFLSENAHFAEVCETCGIKFIGPSAENMEKMGDKSVARETMIAADVPVVPGTEGGLDDEDEAIRIAEEIGYPVIVKAAFGGGGRGMRTAHNEDDLIQAIQTASSEAKAAFGNAEVYLEKYIEEPRHIEFQILADEHGNIIHLGERDCSIQRRHQKVIEEAPSPALDPELREEMGKAAIKAAKAVNYSNAGTVEFLLDTHNNFYFIEMNTRIQVEHPVTELVTGIDLIKEQVKVATGQELEYTQDDIEFDGAAIECRINAEDPYNDFRPSPGKLEEYLVPGGLGVRVDSCAYPGYLIPPYYDSMVAKLIVWGKDREEAITRMLRSLDEYEISGIKTTIPFHKIVLNNAFFRKGEFYTNFIQRRIGNELD encoded by the coding sequence ATGTTTGAGAAAATTTTGATTGCTAATCGTGGTGAGATTGCTTTAAGAATAATTAGGGCCTGTAAAGAGTTAGGGGTTGAAACAGTAGCTGTTTATTCAGAAGCCGATAAGGATGCATTACATGTTAGGTATGCCGATGAAGCTTATTGTATCGGTCCACCGTCCTCTACTGACAGTTATTTAGATATTCCCAGCATCATTGCTACAGCAGATATAGTTGGAGTAGATGCAATTCACCCTGGATACGGGTTTTTGTCGGAAAATGCTCATTTTGCTGAAGTCTGTGAAACATGTGGGATTAAGTTTATCGGTCCATCAGCAGAGAATATGGAAAAAATGGGTGATAAATCTGTAGCTAGAGAGACTATGATTGCTGCCGATGTTCCGGTTGTTCCCGGAACAGAAGGTGGTTTAGATGATGAAGATGAAGCTATAAGAATAGCAGAAGAGATTGGTTATCCAGTCATTGTTAAAGCAGCTTTTGGTGGTGGTGGGCGTGGAATGAGAACTGCCCATAATGAAGATGATTTAATCCAAGCTATTCAAACTGCTAGTTCAGAAGCAAAAGCTGCTTTTGGTAATGCGGAGGTTTATCTAGAAAAATATATAGAAGAACCACGTCATATTGAATTTCAGATTTTAGCTGATGAACATGGTAATATAATTCATTTAGGAGAGAGAGATTGTTCGATTCAACGGCGGCATCAAAAGGTAATTGAAGAAGCTCCTTCTCCTGCTTTAGACCCAGAATTAAGAGAAGAAATGGGGAAAGCAGCAATTAAAGCAGCTAAAGCAGTTAATTATAGTAATGCTGGGACTGTTGAATTCTTATTAGATACACATAATAACTTCTATTTTATTGAAATGAATACTAGAATTCAGGTAGAGCATCCAGTGACAGAGCTAGTTACTGGCATTGATCTCATTAAAGAACAGGTTAAAGTTGCTACTGGTCAAGAATTAGAATATACTCAAGATGATATTGAATTTGATGGGGCAGCTATTGAATGTCGAATTAATGCTGAGGACCCATATAATGACTTTAGACCATCCCCTGGTAAGTTAGAAGAATATTTAGTACCAGGTGGATTAGGAGTTAGAGTTGATAGTTGTGCTTATCCTGGATACTTAATTCCACCTTATTATGATTCCATGGTGGCGAAATTAATCGTTTGGGGCAAAGATAGAGAAGAGGCAATTACAAGGATGTTAAGATCTTTAGATGAGTATGAAATTTCTGGCATTAAAACTACTATACCTTTTCATAAGATAGTCTTGAATAATGCTTTCTTTAGAAAAGGAGAATTTTATACTAACTTCATTCAACGTAGAATTGGTAATGAATTAGATTAA
- the xseA gene encoding exodeoxyribonuclease VII large subunit — protein sequence MKQKIITVTELTKYIKSKLEQDELLSNLLITGEVSNFHHHSSGHMYFTLKDENTQISGVMFRSYNQNLKFEPENGMQVLATGYVSVYEPRGQYQFYVKDLQPDGVGALHIAYEQLKERLEKAGFFAEEYKKEIPKIPKKIGVITSPTGAAIRDILSVIKRRFANVSILIAPATVQGDHAVPTLVNALEILNQQDDVDVIIMGRGGGSLEDLWAFNEEELARAIFDSKVPVISAVGHETDYTISDFVADLRAPTPSAAAELVISNRENLKKYLDRLTNNLVQSMKKKVKNSHENLEDLTKRRALLEPKSRLQDLNQRVDELKERLTNNMQNRINLAKEQFQSQVGKLNSLSPLNILTRGYCYCRNEEGLEGLSSVDEVELGDDLEIILSDGRIKSKINNINKEEIGKE from the coding sequence ATGAAACAAAAGATAATTACAGTAACAGAGTTAACTAAATACATTAAAAGTAAATTAGAGCAAGATGAATTATTGAGTAATCTCTTAATTACTGGTGAAGTATCTAATTTTCATCATCATAGTTCAGGACATATGTATTTTACTCTTAAAGATGAGAATACACAAATAAGTGGTGTGATGTTTAGAAGTTATAATCAGAATTTAAAATTTGAACCTGAAAATGGAATGCAAGTATTAGCTACCGGTTATGTCAGTGTTTATGAACCAAGAGGTCAATACCAATTTTATGTAAAAGATTTACAGCCTGATGGTGTCGGGGCTTTACATATTGCTTATGAACAATTAAAAGAACGGCTAGAAAAAGCAGGATTTTTTGCAGAAGAGTATAAAAAAGAGATTCCTAAGATTCCTAAAAAGATAGGAGTTATTACTTCCCCAACAGGTGCAGCTATTCGTGATATTTTATCAGTTATTAAAAGAAGATTTGCTAATGTTTCAATCTTAATTGCACCAGCTACGGTACAAGGGGACCATGCTGTTCCTACGTTAGTAAATGCTCTAGAAATACTGAATCAACAAGATGATGTTGATGTAATTATTATGGGAAGAGGCGGAGGATCATTAGAAGATCTTTGGGCTTTTAACGAAGAGGAGTTAGCTAGAGCTATCTTTGATTCTAAAGTTCCAGTTATATCTGCTGTAGGCCATGAGACGGATTATACTATCTCTGATTTTGTAGCAGATTTAAGAGCTCCTACTCCGTCAGCAGCAGCAGAGTTAGTAATTTCTAATCGTGAGAATTTAAAAAAATATTTAGACAGATTAACCAATAATTTAGTCCAAAGTATGAAAAAGAAAGTGAAAAATTCTCATGAGAATTTAGAGGACTTAACTAAAAGAAGAGCTCTTTTAGAACCTAAAAGTAGATTACAGGATTTAAACCAAAGGGTTGATGAACTAAAAGAAAGATTAACTAATAATATGCAGAATCGTATTAATTTAGCTAAAGAGCAGTTTCAAAGTCAAGTAGGCAAATTGAATAGTTTATCCCCTTTAAATATTTTAACAAGAGGTTACTGTTATTGTAGGAATGAAGAAGGATTAGAAGGATTATCTTCAGTAGATGAAGTTGAGCTTGGTGATGATTTAGAAATTATATTATCAGATGGTAGAATAAAGTCTAAAATCAACAATATAAATAAAGAAGAGATTGGCAAAGAATAA